Part of the Caldalkalibacillus salinus genome, GAATACACTGATCACCAAATCATACGTTTATTAAGTGTCACGGACCAAATGATGAATGAGGACGAAGTGAGTACAATTTCAAATATGCTCACTTTAGGGATTGAGGAACGCAATGTACGAATGGTTTATCTTAATCTCCCTGTCTCACAACCTCATCAACCTCATACCGATTTAGAGACCATACTGCAAAAAGCGAATGAAGTTGTCTATTTTACGCTAGAAAGCATTCGACAGAATGGGTATGAGTTGGGGTACGCCGCCCCTTTTACCATTTTTGAAGTCAAGGGACAAGCATGGCACAGACTAATCATGATTATAGGCGCTTTGGCACTCGCAAGTTTATATGCATACAAACTGCGCCCTAAGCTCGCTTATCTACCTATTCCTTTAGGCCTGCTTGTGTTTGTGTTAGGACAAGTGACTGACCGTTCTATGTTGATTTATCAAGGTTTCGCCTTAGTGGCTGCCTTCATAGCCCCAACAATAGCCACAATATATATCATTGAGTTCTTACAAAAACGTCAATCACTCCAAAAATACCCTACTCTTGTCAGTATTGGGTTGTTCATCGTGGCTGGCATCATTAGTTTATACGGGGCATTAGTGGTTGTATCACTCCTTAACCACCTCTCATTCATTAAATATATGACACAATTCAGAGGAGTTAAAACCTTACACCTTGCACCTTTTATCTTACTGACCCTTTATTTCCTAGCACAATTCCGTATCGTGGACCTGTATGACCGAGTGAAATATGTGCTACAGTACACGATTCAAGTGAAACATGTGTTGACCGTAGCAGCCATTTTGTTCGGGGTTGTCTATTATGTCTCACGTTCTGGTAACGAAGGTGTTGTCTTACCATTTGAGCTTGAGTTTAGACAATTATTGAATGATCTTCTGGGCGTAAGACCACGTACAAAGGAATTATTACTAGGGCATCCGCTGTTCATATTGGCTAGTTACTTTGTTCTAAAGTATCGTAAGGGCGTTGTCCTTTTCTTCGTCGGTATCATTGGTCAGATCTCAATGGTCAGCACGTTCACCCACCTACATACGCCGTTACTCGTATCGCTGCAACGTACAGTGTACGGTATGATCGGTGGTATCATGACAGGTCTACTCCTTATTTTATTGTGGCGTATACTAAACAGCTTGTGGAACAAAAGGGAGCGTTTATTAGATGGAGGATAATAAGATTAAAATTATGCTATCAGGCTACTTCGGTTATGATAACGCAGGGGACGAAGCGATCCTCTCGTCAGTCATACAAGCCATTAGGACCGTAGCAGAAGAACCCGTGACTTTTGTTGTCCTTTCTGGCAACCCTGAGCAAACAGAAAACGTTCATCGCGTTAAAGCGATTCACCGTACTGACTTAAAAACCATTTGGGCTGAATTGAAGGACACCGCCATCTTCATCAGTGGTGGTGGTAGTTTACTACAAGATAAAACAAGCCCAAGGACGATACCTTACTATCTGGCTATGATTCACTTAGCCCAACTTGCTCATGTGCCGGTTGCAGTCTACGCTCAAGGCATAGGACCAGTGCAACGCAAAATATTTCATAAGTGGATTGCAACGACATTAAAACGTGTGCAGTACATCTCTGTTCGCGACCCAAAGTCAAAGGCGTTGTTGGTGGATTGGAAACTCCCTGAACAAAAGGTGGCACAGGTCGTCGATCCCGTGCTCCTCATGTCCACTGATGGCATAGAGTCTGCGACGAGGTTATTAGCACGAGAGAATATTACCTTAAACGCGCCTCCAATCATGTTCTCTATCAGACAATGGGCGGAGGGCGATCAAGACTTGAAAGTGGTGGCGCAAACGTGTGATGCCCTTATTGAACAAGGGGAAGAAGTCCTTATGGTGCCGATGCACTACCCTGAAGACGCCCAGGTGGCTTGTGAAATATTATCTTATATGAATCATAGGGCGCACATCTTACAGGAGCCGTATACACCACAAGAACTCTCGCAAATCGTGTCTGCCGGAAAATTGATGGTTGGTATGAGACTACACGCTTTAATATTTGCAACCGCTCAAGATGTCCCTTGTTTAGGTCTCTCCTATGATCCTAAAATAGATGCGTTCATGAACATGTTAGGTCAAGATCCAATAGCCCGTGCAGGTCATTTGGCCCATCCCGCTTTATTAGAAGCGATTGAAGAGGCAATAGATGGGCTTCCTGACTTAGAACAAAAGACACAGGCTAAAGCGAAACAATTGAGAGATCAAGCGCTGATACCGGCTAAACAGGTTGTTAAGATGCTAAACTCTCATTCAGTAAAATAACGTGTGTAGTGAGCGTTGTGATCAACTGTGCGTAGTGGACGATCATACCTCATGATATGTACATGCGAATAAAAAAAGCGCTACAGTGGGTTTGCCACTTTAGCGCTCTTTTATCTTCTAATAGGCTAAGTGAAATACAGCAGGTACAGTGCGCCTGCTAACATGAAAACAACACTTAACACCATCAACACTTTCCATAGCGTTTCCAATCTTTGTTCCCCCCACTCAAGCTACAATACTGACGCCCACAGTTGTAACAGACACCTTCATTTACTTTCTACCTTTTGACCTTTAGATCTACAGATCAAGCATCACAGTCTTCCTCAGTTAGGCAAGAGGGCTCTTATGCTCTTATATAACACTTATGCTGGCCCCTATAACGTAGGATAGGCCGATAGAAATAAAGGCGGCCAAGAGTGCCACAGCGATGTTGCCCTTTTCTATCTGTTCATCAACCTTGAAACTAGGGGTTGCAAACTCAAAGATAAAATAAGCGAAGAGTAGTATAGTAAAACCAAACACGCCCCAGATCATCATTTGCCATAACGTGTCATGGTGCAGGATAGAAAACCGAAAGACGTTCGCAATACCAAGTATTTTTCCCCCAGTGGCTAAAGCCACCGCAAAATTGCCTTTCTTAATCTCTTCCCAGTTCTTATATTTGGTCACCAGTTCAAAGATAGCCAAAAAGACAAATATCGCTAAAAAGGCGACACTTGCATTCGCGATCACCATAACATAATGGTTCTGTAATAACTCATTCATCTTCTCCACCTCATCCCAGGTCAGTGTCCGCTTTAACTTTTAAGTGAGTTCTGCTACAGTGACGCCACTGCCTCCTTCGCCTGCACCACCTAGACGAATGTTTTTTACCCGCTTATGCTTGCGTAGGAAGTCTTGTACGCCTTTGCGCAGTTGGCCAGTCCCTTTTCCATGTATGACGTAGACCTGTTGGTAACCACTTAAAAGCGCCTGGTCTAAATATCGATCCACTTGTAGTATCGCTTCATCTGTCGTTTGTCCTCTCAAGTCCACCTCCATCTTAGCCGGTTCATTCGCTGTCTTCACGGTCGGTCTTGGTGCGACTTTCGGCTGTTGTTCACGGTGGACCTTTTCCATTTGGTCTGTTGCGACCTTCATTTTCATAATACCGATTTGGACTAAAAATTCTTTATCTGACGCTTTCTCTACGATGTGGCCTTTTTGACCGAACGTATGCACATACACTTCGTCTCCCGCCCGGAAGGATTGCGCCCCCTTCTTCTTGGCTTTGTTGGTCTTTGCAGGCTTAGACTTTCTTTCCGTGGTTTCTTTGAGGTCATCTAATTGTTTCTTGGCATCGATGAGAACATGTTCTTTGACTGTCTCATCCTTAGACGCCTTATCTCTCAGGGTTTGAATAATCTCGTCCGCTTCTTGCATGCGCTTCGTGAAATACTCATTCGCTTTCTTCTCCGCTTCCTCAATGCGATGCTGTTTCTCGCTTTCAAGCTTTTCTTCTTTTTGTTGTAATTCATGTCTTAATTTTTGTACCTCTTGTTTGTAACGATCCGCCTCTGTACGATCTTTTTCCGCCTGTTTGCGATTTTCTTCTAGTGATGCGATCATGGCTTCTACCCTTGTGTCGTCCTCTCCTAGCTGGCCTTGGGCTTGTTTAATGATATCATCGGATAACCCGAGTCTATGGGCGATGGAGAAAGCATTACTCTTGCCGGGCACACCGACTAGCAACCGATAAGTCGGACGTAAGGTTTCGACGTCAAATTCTACACTCGCGTTCATGACACCTTCCTTGGAGTACGCGTACGCCTTTAATTCACTGTAGTGTGTTGTCGCGACCACACGTGCCCCTCTATTATAAACATCATCAAGGATGGCCATGGCAAGTGCTGCACCTTCGGTAGGGTCCGTTCCTGCTCCTAATTCATCGAATAACACCAAGCTCTGGTCGTCTAACTCTTGTAAAATACGGACGATATTTGTCATGTGCGAGGAGAAGGTACTCAAGCTCTGTTCAATACTTTGTTCGTCACCGATGTCAGCATAGATATTAGACACTACTGCGATTTCCGTTTCCTCTTCTGCAGGTACAGCAAGTCCGGCACATGTCATTAAAGTGAGTAGTCCTAACGTTTTTAAAGTGACGGTTTTACCACCCGTGTTCGGACCTGTAATGACCATAGAAGAATATGAATCTCCTAATTCAAACGTAATAGGCACGATCTCTTCTTTAGAGATTAAGGGATGGCGCGCTTGTTTCAGGTGGAAATAGCCTTCTTGATTGACTTTAGGCTGGACGCCTTGTAGTGATTTGGCGTAGTATGCCTTGGCAAAGATAAAATCAATGTCTGCTAAAGCTTGGATATTCACATCAAGCTCTTCTACCGCTTCCATTACTCGGTCAGACAGCTGACGCAGTATTTTTTCAATTTCTTTTTCTTCTTTTACTTTCGCTTCTCTTAACTGGTTATTAATCGTGACGACTGCACTAGGTTCAATAAATAATGTGGCCCCTGATGCAGACTGATCATGGACAATGCCTCCAAAATGATTGCGGTATTCGGGTTTAATCGGGATACAATATCGATCATTCCGTATCGTAATAATCGCGTCTTGAAGCATTTTTTGGGCGGATGATGAACGTATCATCTGCTCGAGCTTTTCTCTAGAACGGCTCTCAAACGTACGGATTTGCGCCCGAACCTGTCTTAATGTTGGGCTCGCTGCGTCCATCACTTCACCATGCTCATCAATACAAGCGTTAATCTCTTGTTCTAGGGCTTTCAAAGATGATATTTGTTGCGCAAGGTTCTCCAATATGGGCAGTTCAATGTCTTCGAGTAATTGTTCAATAAAGGTTTTAGTTTGTCGACCACCATATAGTGTACTTGCGATATCTAGTAGTTCTTCAGCGTTTAACATACCGCCAATTCGCGCCCTTTTGATAGAGGCCCGAATATCACGAATGCCTCCGAGAGGGACTGAACCCTTAAGTCTTAAAACAGTGCTTCCTTCTTCGGTTGCTCTCTGTTGCTCAACCACCCAATCATAGTCAAAAACGGGGGTCAGCTTTTCTACTTTTTCCTTGCCTATATAAGATGACGTATGTGCCATTAATTGTTCTTTTATTTTTGGAAATTCTAATACGGATAATACTCTGTCATTCAGCATAATGTCCTCCCTGTAGATTAGGGTCTTTCTTGTAGTCTTACTTGTACCTTTAGAACCTTTATTGTCCCATTAGGTCTTTCTTGTCCCTATGTCTTGTAATTATGGTGTCTTATCATCATTTGCTAGCATCTTACCCGTTTATTATAGCATATAAAAACAGTCCCAACCCTATAAAAGAATTGGGACTGCGTATGCTAAGTGGTTGAGAAATGTGCCTTAAACTGTTCTTCCAACTTTTGTATGATTTTCTTCGACTTCTCAACTTCTTCTGTCTCTATAGATGCGTCGGAATCCTGCGGCTCGGAGAATTGATTTATAGAGGAGTCTAATACGTCCACATCGACATAGTCATCTAGTCCAATCTGATATTTATGTCGAAGAAGGAAAGGCTTCCCTAGACGCACAAGGGCTTCGTCATCACCAAATTCTCCTTCCTTAACCATCACAGGTACTCTTATAAACAAGTAGCCAGGGTTGTCGGCAAGCTTTTTGTCAAAAAAGCCATGATCGTATTCCCAATTCCCGCCTTCATCAAAACCGTGCTCGTGGAAAAACTGACGGATATCTACGAAATGGCCTTCAAAGTTCTCAAGTGCCGTATTTTCAAACGGATACATAGGCGACCTCCAATGACGATTTTAGTTCTAATTTTCCCTTCAATGGTCACTTTCATGCGCCTAAGTGTGAC contains:
- a CDS encoding DUF5693 family protein, with product MLKKILWLLVIISILASIPLVIDRYQGETSTKRVEVVVDYDKVSRMSMRSPIDITPQDILTQLSEAGVNSVAVFENTVGDLIDRGIIQLYTTNHLNLFSEYSDLPQDQTLALFSTHLSDEEIETYEALFLEAIPDVAQSYEWDGRPAVMIDKPANNIRNTVLGFDFDQLQTLQNQGFHVIARIKTSREWNEDFLEYQFKKLSELGIHTTIFDGRDVLGYPEKEKMAQVADWMKEYQLKFITIEFHEQDGAHTLSEYTDHQIIRLLSVTDQMMNEDEVSTISNMLTLGIEERNVRMVYLNLPVSQPHQPHTDLETILQKANEVVYFTLESIRQNGYELGYAAPFTIFEVKGQAWHRLIMIIGALALASLYAYKLRPKLAYLPIPLGLLVFVLGQVTDRSMLIYQGFALVAAFIAPTIATIYIIEFLQKRQSLQKYPTLVSIGLFIVAGIISLYGALVVVSLLNHLSFIKYMTQFRGVKTLHLAPFILLTLYFLAQFRIVDLYDRVKYVLQYTIQVKHVLTVAAILFGVVYYVSRSGNEGVVLPFELEFRQLLNDLLGVRPRTKELLLGHPLFILASYFVLKYRKGVVLFFVGIIGQISMVSTFTHLHTPLLVSLQRTVYGMIGGIMTGLLLILLWRILNSLWNKRERLLDGG
- the csaB gene encoding polysaccharide pyruvyl transferase CsaB yields the protein MEDNKIKIMLSGYFGYDNAGDEAILSSVIQAIRTVAEEPVTFVVLSGNPEQTENVHRVKAIHRTDLKTIWAELKDTAIFISGGGSLLQDKTSPRTIPYYLAMIHLAQLAHVPVAVYAQGIGPVQRKIFHKWIATTLKRVQYISVRDPKSKALLVDWKLPEQKVAQVVDPVLLMSTDGIESATRLLARENITLNAPPIMFSIRQWAEGDQDLKVVAQTCDALIEQGEEVLMVPMHYPEDAQVACEILSYMNHRAHILQEPYTPQELSQIVSAGKLMVGMRLHALIFATAQDVPCLGLSYDPKIDAFMNMLGQDPIARAGHLAHPALLEAIEEAIDGLPDLEQKTQAKAKQLRDQALIPAKQVVKMLNSHSVK
- a CDS encoding DUF350 domain-containing protein translates to MNELLQNHYVMVIANASVAFLAIFVFLAIFELVTKYKNWEEIKKGNFAVALATGGKILGIANVFRFSILHHDTLWQMMIWGVFGFTILLFAYFIFEFATPSFKVDEQIEKGNIAVALLAAFISIGLSYVIGASISVI
- a CDS encoding endonuclease MutS2; protein product: MNDRVLSVLEFPKIKEQLMAHTSSYIGKEKVEKLTPVFDYDWVVEQQRATEEGSTVLRLKGSVPLGGIRDIRASIKRARIGGMLNAEELLDIASTLYGGRQTKTFIEQLLEDIELPILENLAQQISSLKALEQEINACIDEHGEVMDAASPTLRQVRAQIRTFESRSREKLEQMIRSSSAQKMLQDAIITIRNDRYCIPIKPEYRNHFGGIVHDQSASGATLFIEPSAVVTINNQLREAKVKEEKEIEKILRQLSDRVMEAVEELDVNIQALADIDFIFAKAYYAKSLQGVQPKVNQEGYFHLKQARHPLISKEEIVPITFELGDSYSSMVITGPNTGGKTVTLKTLGLLTLMTCAGLAVPAEEETEIAVVSNIYADIGDEQSIEQSLSTFSSHMTNIVRILQELDDQSLVLFDELGAGTDPTEGAALAMAILDDVYNRGARVVATTHYSELKAYAYSKEGVMNASVEFDVETLRPTYRLLVGVPGKSNAFSIAHRLGLSDDIIKQAQGQLGEDDTRVEAMIASLEENRKQAEKDRTEADRYKQEVQKLRHELQQKEEKLESEKQHRIEEAEKKANEYFTKRMQEADEIIQTLRDKASKDETVKEHVLIDAKKQLDDLKETTERKSKPAKTNKAKKKGAQSFRAGDEVYVHTFGQKGHIVEKASDKEFLVQIGIMKMKVATDQMEKVHREQQPKVAPRPTVKTANEPAKMEVDLRGQTTDEAILQVDRYLDQALLSGYQQVYVIHGKGTGQLRKGVQDFLRKHKRVKNIRLGGAGEGGSGVTVAELT
- a CDS encoding YugN family protein, with the translated sequence MYPFENTALENFEGHFVDIRQFFHEHGFDEGGNWEYDHGFFDKKLADNPGYLFIRVPVMVKEGEFGDDEALVRLGKPFLLRHKYQIGLDDYVDVDVLDSSINQFSEPQDSDASIETEEVEKSKKIIQKLEEQFKAHFSTT